Below is a genomic region from Vitis riparia cultivar Riparia Gloire de Montpellier isolate 1030 chromosome 16, EGFV_Vit.rip_1.0, whole genome shotgun sequence.
ttgtagAGGGCTTTATTTACAAATGTCCAAACAGGGCTAAAACCATAGGAGAATACTGATAAGTATAAGAGGTTTACCTTATGATCGTTTGACAAAGGCACGGCGACACCATCTCTGCAAATCACAGCTCTGGAGTCGCCGCAGTTGGCCACCACTACCACCTCCCCGcccaccaccgccaccaccgCCGTCGATCCCACCGTGTTCACTGCCCCGTTCTCCTTCCGGCACCACCCTCCACTCACCACCTCGTCATCCACTTTCCCAAAACATCTCTTCATCGCTCTCTCCCACCCACCGCCACCACCGCAATTCTCCTTCTCTATCTCCTCCGCTAGCACCCTGTGCAGCCTCTCTCTGCACACTTCCGCCACCCTAACCCCGCCATGCCCGTCGTACACCCCAAAGAAGTCGTACCTATCTCCGCCCCCGCTCCAAAACCCCAGTTCCACCCTCACCGCATCCTCCATTTCCCTCCTTCTCCCAATCACCGACACCGTTCCGTACGACGGAGGCGGAAAACTTCGTGCAACCTCTGTCTTCTTAGCCGGAATTGCGTCGTTCTCCGAGGACGACGGGGATGACGAGGAAAACGACAGCGATATCTCTGTCGAGCAGTCTTCCACATTGGATTTCTCTTCCTTCTCATCGACGCCGGTCCCGACCCCTACGTCGGTCTCAGATTGGCATTTCGGCTTCATTCGCCGGAACTCCAGCCTCCTCCGTCGAGCATTCCTGACTCGCTGTGCATTGAGTCGACTCAGTCTCCTATCATCCGACGTCGTTTTACTGACCATCTCCCTGCATGAAACAACCCCCAATACTCCAACCCCAAATACATAGcctaaaaaagaacaaatctCAGCCGTCCATTCTCCAAACCCTCCGATGATAGCCACCTGGGCAGATATGCGGCGGTCTTCTAATGGAAACGGAACCACTCTCTTGGATTATTTACCAGGAACGTGGACGGCATGGATCAAAAGATGGAACACGTGGAGATCGGATCGTACGTATAGTGATTATCGTGGGGCCCACTTGGGATCTGGAGAGTCGCTACGTGGCGAGTGGTGTTGTCACGTGTCTTTAACTTTTTCTGATAAAGAAATTTTCAGCTGTCAGATTCGGGGGGAAGATTTGGTGGGACACGTGGCGAGACTGTGGGGGTCGCGTCTGGGGGCTGAATGTGGGCGCTTGGGATTTCGTGTTGGATGTtgggaaattgaaaatttttgttgcGTGGTTtgttatgaatattttaatcatttgaacttaaaaatatcTGGAGTGGTGATTAGACTACCTGCGTGGGACATAGCTACCTCACCGCTGCAATCTTATTGGATGGACATTTTTGGTCTTtagtttttgtatttaaaattagaatagccagagttattatttttttaaagtttttttttttgaaaaccagaCATTAATACTCACAATTCACATGTATAAATGGcgaaaacaaaattgtttccaaagatatacttctattttttgtattttttaaaaataaaacataaaggtttttttatttattttgtttttcatttgtattatttattaaacatgttttgtagttttaaatttgatacttattttttaaaaataaaaatttaaaatatattggtaattatgcaataaaaaagtaaatgtttttgtgattttatcatgattttttatttattattttccaatattCATAGGTTGCTTGATAAAATGTATTTAGTTGGTCACTTTTAATATATccttaattaatttgtataatatatatgatattgtctttgtataatattattagattattttttaaacatatgtatttataatttattaaatgatttgcAAGTATTTACAGATGATATGAAAAAATAGTTACAATGATTTTCATAATGTTATAGAACTACAAAAGTGAATGCATATAAGATTTTAGACTAAGCTTTACGAGGATCTAAAAGATAGATAATAGACATCGACATGTCCAACCATTCTTTTGAATAAGATAAATCTATGTTTGGTGTTTCACGAAAATGTTGTAGTAATAAACCTGTTTCAATGTTTTCAAGAATGTctatcttattaataaattgatgGACAATTTATATCTAGTTGtatataatttccaaaataCGATAATGTGTCAATCGCATtaagatatattattattgGATTAAGTATTTCACCATTACTTTCTTTAGGACTAAATGTAGTTCAAGGTTTTTTCAAAGGTAATCACTCGAATTTTTTggaagcatataaaaataatttattgagtttaaatctatttatttttattttattttttcattttccttttaattttctgggaatcaaacatagcctttatGCATATCTTCTAGTtagataaaacataaaataatattaattatttattcatagTTTCTtctcataaaaaatttagaaattataaaatatttcagtACTTTTTATATGGTTTTTGCCCatgagaaattataaaataattttactatttttcttcacaatttctacatatgaaaaattataatttacgttataagatcaaataataataataaaaaattataaaaatggtaGGAGAATACAAATGGGAATTTTGCCATGCACCTTCCTTGAAATTATGGAAATGGTGACTAAGTAGTTAAGGTAACAAAATCGTTTAGTCCACGGCTAAAAGGATTCTCCACAAGTAAGATCATAACTACACGGAGTCTTCCACGAATTTTCCTTACCTTTTCACTTGGAATAAGGAAGAAGATTGAAGGAAGATTACCTCTCATTGACCTTAAATTTCAAGGTTTTGTATAGGCTGAGGGTAATTAAGATTATCtctcaaaaatatgttttgtagaacaatgtttttaaaatacattttttttctaaaaaaaaaaagaaaaaagaaaaaaagtataaatcctattttaatagttatttttaaaaataattttccattttcaataaaaaaaaataaaaaagaacagttgacaaccaagaaacagaaaacaattttctatattCATAGGTTGCTTGACAGGGGAGAATGATATATATAAGTTAACAAATGAGTGTTAATTTCccttagaaaattttaaaacataaattttaaaattaatatttttttgttgctcctttatttttttaatttgtgttGTCAAAATTTAAACTTGAACTACAAAAGTGAATACATATAGGATTTTAGATTAAACTTGATGAGAATCTAAAAGATAATAGACATCCACATGTCTaatcatttttttgaataagATAAATCCATGTTTGGTGTTTCATGAAAATGTTGTAGTAATAACCcgatttcaatgttttcaagAATGTgtatcttattaataaattgatagagAGAGTTGTATCTATTTgtatataatttacaaaatatattaacGTGTCAATTGCAttaagatatgatatttttggatTAATTATTTCTCCATTACTTTTTTTAGGACTAGATGTAGTTCAAGGTTTTTTCGAAGGTAATCAATCCAATTTTTCTGaagttcataaaaataatttatcgagttcaaatttattttttatttttcttcactttttctttttatttacttttcctctctattttcttttccttacattttccttaaattttctaggaaccaaacataacatttcTGGATATCTTCTGAGaagataaacataaaataatattaatcatCTCTTCGTAGTTTCTTTTcatgaaaaatttagaaattataaaatatttcatttctttttataaagtttttacctatgagaaattataaaataattttactatttttcttcgTAATTTCTACATATGAGAAATTATGATTTAAGCTGtaagatcaaataataaaaaaaattataaaaatggtaGGAGAGTACAAATAGGAATTTTGTCCTGCACCTTCCTTGACATTATGGAAATGGTGACTAAGTAGTAGTTAATGTAGCAAAAACGTTTAGTCCACGGCTAAAAAGATTCTCCACAAGTAAGAGCAGAACAACATGGAGTCTTCCACGAATTTTCCTTACTCTTTCACTTGGaatgaggaagaagaagattgaAGGAAGATTACGTCTCATTGACCTTAAATTTCAAGGATTTGTATGGGCTTAGGGTAATTAAATTTTGGTAAATGTTTTTGTGGATAAACCAAAAGTAAATTATATATGTAGTCACCCACAATTTCCTGTATGTTCCCTTCCATTAGttataattttgaagatttaaaaactgtttttaagaaatattgtatgaaaatatatatgctattttgaaaaaaataatcaaaatcctttcttaattttttgtgtTCTAAAAATTATGAGTGCTTTGTTCATAGGAAAgagttacaaaataataaggcttttatttgggaagtgttttaaaaaatagtttagaaaaatattttgatatttcgtaacaaaaaaaaagtctatctggaaattgaaaatgtttttaatttattttatatgtttttaaatatgttttaaaaacaaatttgatatataatactttatttttaattattatttgtatttgtataattatttttttttaaaaagtgaaaataattaaatgatattataaacaaaagatcatattctctattttttaagaacataaacatgttttatattttttggttgGTGAAACAATGAATCgtatttgacaactattttttaaaatactttttattttctaaaacaaaaaaagaaaataaatttagattctATTTTAatagctatttttaaaaacttcaataaaaaaaaagaaagtacgATAGACAACTAAgaaacagaaaacagttttctattattaaaaatatttagttattttaagttgttttaaaagactatttaaaaaataattatataaatatgaaaaatgattaaaaataaaatattatatataaaattattttaaaacatatttaaaaatatagaaaacagaTTAAGAATATTTTGATTCTCAAATAGATTTCAACATAATTCCAAAACAAATCAATCAcaaatgttcccaaatcaaccACAATGGTTCAATTTATTATACATAATAGGGTTTTGCAGATGAAGGCAAACATCCTACTTTTACAAGGATGCAGCAGATATCAACTACATTCATATATAAGCACTTTTATTCTGTTTATATgatatcaaaacaataaaaaatgtcttaGGCTCTGGGCTGAAAGCAAGTTTGCCTAAATCCAACCAGAGAGGCTCCTTTTTGAAGAGACTTTTCATAGAATCTGAGAGAACCCTTTTGAGCTTTAAGCTTGAAAGAAATCAATCCATGCATTGCTTCTGAGTTTGTGAAAGAAGATTCCTTCATATTGAATCTACCGTACCCAAGCAACCTCTTCAGATTCGTCAATGTTCAACTCAATCATTCCCAGTGCCAACAAGTTCGTGAGACTGGCGTTTAGGCAATGGCCCTGCCTTGAACATAGAACTTGTGTTCGGTAGATTTCATCGTCTGTACTCGGTTCCATGTAGATTATCATTTCCATGTAGGTTATCACCAGTAATCATTACAAGAGCACACCCCATTCTTTATATGATGAAACCGGTTAGAGTCCCTTACTACTATTTCTCTCCCTGTTGCCATTGAAATGTACTTTATTGCAGTATGGCAATCGCCACAGACGCGAAGATTCTTAAATATCCTGATGGGTTTCGACTGGATTGTGCTTATAAGCCCAAATGCCACTGCTATTTTCTCACTGTGTTGGAACAAGAATTGCTCCTTTTGTTCTTCTTCTATGTCGTGAAGAACAAAGTCTGTGTCAGGGATGTAACCCATCTCCTTTATTTTGGAAGCCAGTTGGTCCAGTTCTTGATAAATCTGCCAGGCTTGAGGGTGGGAAGTCTCCCCTACATGGAACCTGTGCACCCTATTTTCTACCTCAATCCAACTACAGCCAGCTTCTTTGATCAAATTACGCTCTTTCATACTTTTTCTGATCTTCACTACGTCTTTCCACTGACCTGCTGAAGCATGCAAGTTTGATAGTAAGATATATGCTGCTGGGTCATCTGGTTCCTGCTCAAGAATCATCTCTGCAGCATGTCTTCCAAGCTCTGTATTACCATGAACACGGCAGGCTCCAAGCAGTGTTCGCCAAACCAGAGCATCAGCCATGAGGGGCATTGAGTTAATGAACTCCATGGCTTCTACAAGAAGTCCAGACCGGCCTAGTAAATCAACCATACATGCATAATGCTCCATTCTTGGGACAATTCCATGTTCTTTGTACATTGAATTGAAGTGTTTCTGTCCCTCAGAGATCATACCAACATGGCTACAAGCTGATAATACGGCAACATAGGTGATCTCATTCGGCTTTGTCCCTGTCTCAAGCATTTTATGGAACATTTCCAAAGCTCTGGTTGCAAATCCATGTTTTGCAAAACCCGTGATCATTGAAGTCCAAGATATCACATTCCGATCTTCCATCCCATTAAAAACTTGAAAAGCAGCTTCAATGTTACCACACCTAGAATACATAGAGATCAAAGCATTACAAATGCATTGGTTTGACTTGTAGCCTCCCTTCAATAACCGACCATGAATCTGCTCACCTTTGCCCATTGCACCTATACTTGCAGCCCCACTCAACAAGCTAGCAAATGTAAAAGCACTGATACCAATACCAGTATCTGCGATCTCATTAAAGAGTAGAAAAGCTTCTTCAGACTTCAAGTTCTTGGCATACCCATCAACAATTGCATTGTAAGAAACCAAATTCTTCTCAAAGAGAATATCAAAAGCTTTTTGGGCATCTTCCATTCTTCCACTCCTAGCATACATGCTAATAAGAGAATTCCCCACACAATTCACTGATGCTATGCCCAGTTTCACTGCATAGCTGTACACCTGCTCACCTGTATATGGATCAGAAAGGTTTCCACATGCCTTGAGAACActtgaaaatgagaaatgattAGGCCGTATATGACCGGATATCATCTTGCAGAAAAGTTCAATAGCTTCCTTATCACACTCTCCACTTTGCACATACGCTGTGATAATTGCAGTCCAAGACATAACATTATGCTCAGGCATCCGCTCAAATACCTTCCTTGAATCATCCACTGACCCATCTGCTGCACACTTTGCATACATGTCCACCAAGCTACAACCAACACAAACATCCAATGCCAATCCCAAACGTATTACTCGTGAATGCAATTGCTTTCCTAGTGCTAACAATCCTAATTCTGTACAAGCAGAAAGGACACTACTATATGTAAAACGGTCCGGTACATAACCACTCAATTCCATATCTAAAAACAAATCAATTGCATCTCTTGCACAACCTAATTGCGCAAATCTAGTTATCATTAAAGTCCAAGTAACCAAATTTCTCTCAGGCATTTTGTCAAACACCTTATAAGCTGAGCCCAAATCACCACTACCCTTCACAAACATATCAATCAATTCGCACCCAACACAGACATCAGCCTCAAGGTACCCGGTTTTCACCACAAACCCATAAATTATCTCCCCAACCCAGGCGTAATTGGCGTTTGAACAAGCCCGAATCACGGCCGCAAAGCAATACTCATTCGGGTAAAACCCCAATTCAAGCATATCAAGAAATGTCCAAATTGCTTGCAACTCCATACTGTTATTCGCAAAACATGAGACCATCGCACTCCATGAAACCAAGTCTCTCTTATTTCCCATTCCCTCAAAAATCAACCTAGCGGTTTCGGTGTCGCCACATTTTGAGTACAAGCTGATCAGAGTGTTCAACACAACCGAGTCGAGCTCGAGTCCAGACTGCATTAGCTTCCGGTGGACGAGTTTCCCGAGTTGGAAGTTGCGGAATCGGATGCAGGACTTGAGGAGGATGGAGTAGGTGGTGAGATCTGGTGGGGCGTTTTGCTGGGTCATGAGATCAAGGGTGGAGAATGCATGGTGGAGGCGGCCCACGTCGAGTTGGCGGATCAGACGGTTCTTGAGGGGCTCGAAGTTGGGGTTTTTGAGGGAGAGGGAGGAGGGGATAATGTTTTGGCGGgaagggtttagggttttggaaGAAGGTGGGAGGAGGGGTTGGGCGGGagagggaagagagagagttATCATGGTCTTCCCCTAACGGCTAGTTTGAGAGAAATGAAGTTGTTCAACGCTTCAAGCTCATAAAGGAGGAGTGTTTGGTTTACAAAAAGGATTTTTGAGTAATTGTTGGATTAATATTTGGGCAGGGGTGGAAAAATTTTATTTCGATTATCTTCTATTAATTACTATATTAAACCTCGAGGTAACATTTTTATTTGCTGTggtataaaaaaagttaaaagggtttttttttaaaattgtttttatcaaatataaaaattaaaatttcaaatttatggtaatttataagaaattaagagtgtattttgggaatatttttaaaattagtttttcaaattcaaaaacatgtttcgttattattattatcattttttgataaaaaatagtttttgagaaataataataaaattaaatttattttttgaaagttatggataacttttattttaataatgaattaaattaccTATATTTTATACTCTTTGAATGAGAAAtgaatttatgataaattaGCAAATATGTCATCAAGAAAtacttttttttcatgtttcttaagaaaatttaaatttttatttttatgaattgttACTTAAgaatcaaatgtaaaaattatttaatttaaataagaaattaatctaaaataaatcccaaaacttcaaaattgaaactataattttatcacataagtttattatttttgtctcataatttatccaatttttaacaaaattaaatttcataaattgtaattattcagatttaaaaatttagacaaaaaaaccttaatattatattataatgtGATTGCCTTcttatgaattttcattttcttgtttattgCTCACTTGCTTTCCCATGATAAACTACATTTCTTTTTGCCTTGTCTTAATAAATCAAGAACTGttttagttatttgttttaatcttgaaataaaattatttagattttatgtATTAAGAATCAATGTTTCTGAAATTGATTGATTATACTACTGCTAAAGGTAAGATCATATCCTATAATgacttaattttaattgttttcaaaagaattaatgAGAAAGACCTTTAAGAGGTGTCagttttcaaatttagaaatatataacaTTGTGAGTAGCAAATGTGGTTaactaggattttttttttggataaaaagagATTACGAAGCATAATGCTTACAAAGTCGATTGAAAGATGagtcataataatatttaaaattaaatttttttaacatttttaagttACAAGTATTAAAATAAGATAGAAAAACTTGACACactcaaaaaatgttttcttgttattttttggTGAAGAGACAACcattaatgaattttttccacaaaatttaTGGGAAGGAGCAATGTTGAGGAAGATGCATGCCAATTAGAAACAATATTAAACATAGTTTGTAATAACAAGCTCTTAAGAAATTGTATGAAAAACTTTAGGTCATATTTGttaacagttttttaaaataatttttttatttattttaaaaagaaaaacatgtttactaataagaaaataggaaaattttctgatttaaaaaaataaaaagtaaggtattttttgaaaacatttttgggttgttttcaattgatttcacttattttcatttattttttgagaattgttttaaaaaataactatacaaatatagataataattaaaaataaaatactacaaataaaagttacttttaaacaatattctaaataggaaaagaaaatttcaaatttctgatagatttttgttttataaaatattaaagaacaattttttagaattattttggaaaaaactttccaaaaaatcttcaatttcattattttcataaaaaagtgGGTGATTTTGATTGCAAGAGATTTTATAAGGGAAGGGCAACTAAATGGCAACTTAtagtttcttattttccatGGAGAACATGCATTGACTTTTTCCATGAAACACTAGGGAAGGAATAATATTTAAGGTGTCAATTAGAAACATTAAGCATTGTGGGACAATTTCTTCTAAGAAGCCCTTCagaaaaaaatcttcaaatcctTTGACTTTGATGATTCTTGTTTTCAATGGAAAATGGTGTTATTGGTTTCATAAGAATAAGGGGAAGGGCTCAGGAAGGTGTCaacatagaaaaattaaaatgctGTGGGATCGTTGATGGAAATTAAATAAGGGCAGACAAGCTTGAGTAGTTTCTTTGGTTGTTTCCTACCATGGGAATCATAACCAATGATTTCTTGTTTTCCATGAGAAATGGAACTGGTTGGGAAGGTGTCAAAATAGAAACATTTGAGTATTATGGGGTGGTTCATGTATTTAATAAGGATAGAAGCAAGGGTAGAAAATCTTGACTGATTCCTTTTGTGAGTTTTTTTCCATGGAAAACTAGGCAGGAGAaaattttccacaaaatggGGTAGGAATAATGTCTAGAATGTGCTGACTAGAAAAACTAGACATGATGGGGATTGataaccaataatttttttttgtgagaagATAAGTGgtactattttcaaaagaattatttagaataaCCTTTTAGGAAggtatcaacaaaaaaataataaatattgtggGGTAGTTGATGCATGTaactaaaatagaaaaagggTAGAAAAGCTTGACTCATTCCTTCGgtaatttcttattttccatggAAACACAGGCATCGAAACCATTGTCTTTTGTTTTCCATGAGAAGATGAGTGCTATTGGTTTCAAAAGAATGACTGATAAGGACTTTTAGGAAGGTGTACATCAATATAGAAACATTAAGCATTGTGGGGTATTTGACGTATCCTGCAAGAATTGAAAGGAGGAAAGCTTGATCGATGGTTACACGATTTCTTATTTTCCCTGGAAAAATTGGCTTTGAAATTTCTCCACAAAATTTATGAGAAGGATATGTTTAGGAAGGTCTTAATTAGAAACATTAAACCTTGTAAGGTAATTTCTATCGACAAGCTCTTAAtcaaattcatataaaacttgaCTAATTCTGTAATggatgatttcttatttttcatgaaaaatgggacttattgttttcaaaagaattaaggGGAAggccaaaattaattaatgggAAGACCATAAAACTATCAAACATATAGAAGACTGTTTTTTAACTATAGTTAATGAGGAAATCATAGAAAAGCTTTTAAAGCACTATCTCTCGTGTGGTTCAATTCACAACTACGCTTTTTACTCTAAAAATGGGTGTTTATCCCAAAGAACACAGGTTGTCTTTTAAAGGCAAACTCAAAGCAGGATTTTACTTTGAAGCTAACTAGCTAAAAAGAGACAATTCCTAATGGAGTTGGTTGAACATGTCGTTTGCATCCTATTGGTGAGATCAATCAAATAGgagatgtttgaaaaatatcATTGTTTCCCTTTTACCTTGTAGTGGTTTTTGCAAGTTCTTCATAGTCATGACTTGTTAGctattatttatgaatttgaaatatacCTATATAAGTTCGTCCAAGACTCTTAGGAAGAAGAAACAACAATCCACAATTTATAATCTAGAACAAATGgaattaattagtatattaaTTCTTTGTTATCTTAAGAGCACATGAGATTCACTTCTTCCTAAAGATATCCTGTAGTTATCTATTGATTGGGATGGACTCTACTCTTCTTGTATCTTCTCACTTGGGGCTGCAAAGTAACAATCCCTAGTTGGAACTTAGAGGCTAAGTATTGATTTATGGCAATACTATATCTGAATTATACTGGATTGGAATGCTTCTGAACAATCTATATATTCTATCCTCTTAATTTCGTCTTATTATATGGAGAGACAATGTTGGTACCCTAGCTCAAGTGCAGCACATTCAGGTGTTGATTACCACTTTTTGATCATTACATTTTTCTTGGATTGGGTTCATCCACATCTTTCAACAAGGAAATCATTCACTTAGTCTCTTCAGCAATAATTAAGCTGAGAAAAGTAACCATGACTTGGGATATTTTGTGAGAAGAAGCTGCTGGCTGTTCTCTTATCCTGTTTTTTCCTTGTCTGAATGCCAAGGCACCaatatgaaaaaagagaaaagaaaagcagaTGTATTCAGTGAATGCTCTTTGGCACCTTCTCCGAGCGGGCAAAAATTGATGTGTGACCTAaccatggaagaaaatatcgcgatatttcggcgatatatcgccgaa
It encodes:
- the LOC117932873 gene encoding protein phosphatase 2C 51-like, with protein sequence MVSKTTSDDRRLSRLNAQRVRNARRRRLEFRRMKPKCQSETDVGVGTGVDEKEEKSNVEDCSTEISLSFSSSSPSSSENDAIPAKKTEVARSFPPPSYGTVSVIGRRREMEDAVRVELGFWSGGGDRYDFFGVYDGHGGVRVAEVCRERLHRVLAEEIEKENCGGGGGWERAMKRCFGKVDDEVVSGGWCRKENGAVNTVGSTAVVAVVGGEVVVVANCGDSRAVICRDGVAVPLSNDHKPNRPDELDRVEAAGGRVINWDGYRVLGVLATSRSIGDQHLKPFVISEPEVTVSERTDADEFLILASDGLWDVISNEVACQVVRRCLDGQAGRIRKIENGRSSHAIEAKSRVAEAATLLVEMAMGRGSRDNISAIVVELKKPKTGNFCE
- the LOC117933052 gene encoding pentatricopeptide repeat-containing protein At3g49170, chloroplastic-like; translation: MITLSLPSPAQPLLPPSSKTLNPSRQNIIPSSLSLKNPNFEPLKNRLIRQLDVGRLHHAFSTLDLMTQQNAPPDLTTYSILLKSCIRFRNFQLGKLVHRKLMQSGLELDSVVLNTLISLYSKCGDTETARLIFEGMGNKRDLVSWSAMVSCFANNSMELQAIWTFLDMLELGFYPNEYCFAAVIRACSNANYAWVGEIIYGFVVKTGYLEADVCVGCELIDMFVKGSGDLGSAYKVFDKMPERNLVTWTLMITRFAQLGCARDAIDLFLDMELSGYVPDRFTYSSVLSACTELGLLALGKQLHSRVIRLGLALDVCVGCSLVDMYAKCAADGSVDDSRKVFERMPEHNVMSWTAIITAYVQSGECDKEAIELFCKMISGHIRPNHFSFSSVLKACGNLSDPYTGEQVYSYAVKLGIASVNCVGNSLISMYARSGRMEDAQKAFDILFEKNLVSYNAIVDGYAKNLKSEEAFLLFNEIADTGIGISAFTFASLLSGAASIGAMGKGEQIHGRLLKGGYKSNQCICNALISMYSRCGNIEAAFQVFNGMEDRNVISWTSMITGFAKHGFATRALEMFHKMLETGTKPNEITYVAVLSACSHVGMISEGQKHFNSMYKEHGIVPRMEHYACMVDLLGRSGLLVEAMEFINSMPLMADALVWRTLLGACRVHGNTELGRHAAEMILEQEPDDPAAYILLSNLHASAGQWKDVVKIRKSMKERNLIKEAGCSWIEVENRVHRFHVGETSHPQAWQIYQELDQLASKIKEMGYIPDTDFVLHDIEEEQKEQFLFQHSEKIAVAFGLISTIQSKPIRIFKNLRVCGDCHTAIKYISMATGREIVVRDSNRFHHIKNGVCSCNDYW